In Erigeron canadensis isolate Cc75 chromosome 7, C_canadensis_v1, whole genome shotgun sequence, one DNA window encodes the following:
- the LOC122608548 gene encoding protein PHLOEM PROTEIN 2-LIKE A10-like codes for MTMLTKSYQITPRNRKWVMLLALCGLSSYGMYKVYNLPCVSRKRKRFAKLLGSLIVITEMISDSTDILSVVSRDLKTFLTSDQDQIPNSMKQLTKIAVSNEFSSSLSRVFEGATLGVVKGSFEIEKDNKEVAETSRLKDNVIEKLMSQSGTGFVSVVVGSFARNLVLGFYSSGKCESGSKLATYLDEWVGVLSTEKTKVVIGDLIKTIVSTVVAVYLDRPTSMNVYDNILSGLADSKYQKRIKDVLVYVSNGAVETFIKTSHQVLTS; via the coding sequence atgaCAATGTTAACAAAAAGCTACCAAATTACTCCAAGAAATAGAAAATGGGTGATGTTATTAGCTCTTTGTGGGCTATCAAGTTATGGTATGTATAAAGTTTATAACTTGCCCTGTGTCTCCAGAAAGAGGAAAAGATTTGCTAAGTTGTTAGGAAGTCTTATTGTGATTACAGAAATGATATCTGATTCCACAGACATTTTAAGTGTAGTTTCTAGGGACTTGAAGACATTTCTAACATCTGATCAAGACCAGATTCCTAATAGTATGAAGCAGTTAACGAAAATTGCGGTCTCAAATGAGTTTTCTAGCTCATTGAGTCGGGTTTTTGAGGGTGCAACATTGGGAGTTGTTAAGGGTAGTTTTGAAATAGAGAAAGATAATAAGGAAGTGGCAGAGACATCAAGATTAAAAGATAATGTTATAGAGAAACTGATGTCTCAATCTGGCACTGGATTTGTTTCTGTTGTTGTTGGTAGTTTTGCGCGTAATTTAGTGTTGGGGTTTTATTCGAGTGGGAAATGTGAGTCGGGTTCTAAATTAGCAACATATTTGGATGAATGGGTTGGTGTTTTGAGTACAGAGAAGACTAAAGTGGTCATTGGTGATTTGATCAAGACAATTGTGAGCACTGTTGTGGCTGTTTATCTTGATAGACCGACGAGTATGAACGTTTATGACAATATTTTATCCGGGTTGGCTGATTCTAAGTATCAAAAACGCATTAAGGACGTTTTGGTTTATGTCTCTAATGGAGCTGTCGAGACTTTTATTAAAACATCTCATCAAGTTCTTACATCATGA